Part of the Callospermophilus lateralis isolate mCalLat2 unplaced genomic scaffold, mCalLat2.hap1 Scaffold_5972, whole genome shotgun sequence genome, AAATTATTTCAGCTAAATTTTTAGTCATTAAGTCACAAGAGCTTGACCACATAGTATATCAATAATTTCATAAGACTCAATTTCTGGATTGCAATAAACCACTTATTTTCAAAGAGATTTCTGAAGAACCAATGTATCTTTGGGGTACTGCAGTTTCCTCTAATACTGTCTTCTTTTATCAATACAATTTATCTTTGATTATGTTTAGATTAGACAATTTATTATAAGCCTTGTGCATTTTTCCCTCTTGAAATGTGATGGTGTGctgtattcttcttcttcttcttcttttttttttaacttggtgtGCTGTATTCTTAAAAGCTGTGAAGAACTTACAAAGTAGGAATTTTCTGTAGTGAAACATGCttactaaataaaatttataactattattataaaTTCTAGTTTACCATGGAATTCCGCAACTAATAAAATTATGATGTAGTTTAATTTCTGTCTTTCTGCCTTTGCTATTTAAAATCTTTTGCAAAAAGGAGGCCATGCTGCTCTACTTTTGATATTTAAAACCTTTTGCAAAAAGAAGGTGATGCTGTTCTTAAATACCACACTgtcttaatatttatgtttactggtattttatttccttatttaaaTATTGAAAGTAAAAATTTACTATGAAGTCAACAATTCTCACAATCATTATTTCTAGGAGCCATTTATTCTGGTCAAAATCAATGTACATTTTACTTGACTCACAGAATTCAACATATAAACATACAATAGGATCTTCATTAAAATTACATTTAGAATAACTAAGaatagtttaaaataaaatattaatgtgttaATAATAAATTTGAATAAAAAGTTGTTCTTATACTACTAACATTGTTTTTCCTACGTGATCATATGATCATTGATCATACAAATTCAGGAATATTAGGAAGAAGTTCAAATCAACATTCAACTATTTGATGGTGTTCCATAAACTGGAGTAAAACAGCAGATATTAAAAACATTCCTAAGTAGAAACTGAACTTTTCAGTGCATTCATAGTGGAAGCTATAATGCATATTTTCATATCTTACTATATTTTAGTCATATTATTTTATTCCTGATGTTTGGACTCACCTTGGGTCTAGACTATGGTGACTATATTCATatatagactgaaacctctgaaaccgtgagctcaaacaaacttttcttcctctatgttttcctTACCAGGTCTTTTGGGCACAGTAAAGCAAGAACTTACTAAAAAACAGGGCTATATTCTGGAAACTGGACTTTAAGAAAGCTCTCTAAAGTGCTAGGCACTTGCATTAGTCACCATGAGCCACTAAAATAAAGTATCAGAGATTGGATGCGGAGCAAACACTCAACCTCACAGTTATGAAGGTGGAAGTATGAGATCAGGGTGCCAATGTAGGCAGGTTCTGGTGAGGGCCCTCTTCAGGTTTTCAGATGGTTGGTTTCTTTCTGTAACCTCACATGGAGAGAATGAGGAGGTGGGTAGTGGCAGAAGAGAGAGATATCAAGATATATCAAGTGCAAACTCTCTGAGTACTTTTTAAAAGGGCACTGATTCCAGAATCAGTGTGGAAGCCAAACCACACACTCTGCTGCCCATAAACATAATCCTCATGATTTTATCTAATCCTAATTGTTGCTCAAATGTCCTATATCTAGATATCATATGGGGGTTAGGGTTTTAACCTAACAAATAGTCACTCTCCACTGTAAGTGAAGTCAGGGGCTCTGTTGGTGTCTATCACAGaatcttccattttctttttctttgccttaaaaatcctatttttttctcacctaagaagatcctggaatttaATGAACAATTTTTACCACCTTTCCCTCAATTCCCAAACAAAGACTTCTGTGTTTTCACATCAACAGACATACAAAATGTACATTAAAAGCTTTTGTTCATTGCTTATTTGTCTTTGCCACCTAGAAGAGAATATCTCACTTGGTTCAAGGAAATTTATAAGGGCAGAGTTTACCCCATGCATATAACTGCCTTTGAAAAGACAATatccaggaaaagaaaaagatgagGGGATGAGTATTTCGTTTTTATCTGGCATAATGGTTATTTCCTTTAGGGCATTAATAATGTTTTGTctagatgaacaaaaacaaaTTGTGAAATCTTACATGACACACCAAGGATCTCATATACTTATGGAAGTGTCTACCAACTCTTTTGGGGCATTGCTTTCTCAATTTCCATTTTCACTTTGCCCCATCTGCTTGAATGAATCAAGGGAAACCCCAATTTTTGAAAAGACTTCTTCTTTTGAGTCAACTGTTACACTGGGAACTTTCTGACCTCACCAGAAGCTAAGATTGGTGTTCAATCTCAAGTATTAATGAACATATTTCTCTATCCACAGAAATATATACCCTGAAAAAAAAAGGACGAGGTTCCTGGTCCTCTTGACCACTGGTCaacatagagtaaacacagaatgaGGCTTGGAGAAACTCAGAGTAAACGTGAGtacttttttcaattttaaagagGCAGAGGAAATGATAACTAAGAGTTAACAATGTGAATTGATGATAATTGCAAAGATAAAAGATAGTGATGAGAAGGATCAGTGGGAGGAAATGAGAATAACCTTGGTGAAGAGACAGATGAGTTGGGTAGCAGAAAGTTCTTTACAAAATGTAGGTTGTACCAagagagaaataataaaaatataaaagagaagTAAGGTGAAAAGAAAGAGAGTCATTTGGgaagattcttttaaaaatgcttttattagtgcattgcAGTTATATACAAATGGGGTTTCATTTTGACACAAACATACatgtgtggaaaagcatttgcttcattttagtcctcagtatttcctctttccctcctctcctctctccttctgtttctctttctctattttacttgtcattcttctatttatttattatttttaattggtgttgTATAGACATATATAAAGGCGAAATTCAGTGTAATGTATTCATATTTGCAAGTAGCATAACTTGGATAACTTCATTCTGCTTGAATGGATTCTTTTaagggggagagagaaggaaagtgtAGAAATACACTGCCTCAGGATCATGGTATACCATGGGCTCTGACTCTGATTTTGTTTGACTTAAAGGACACCAAAATATTTGTATTGCAAGAATGTTAAATAATAGTTTTGAGAAATATAGAGAATCgatgaaaaattatttaaatttaaaattaaagttttgcTTAATCTCATCAACCCTCCAAGGTGAACTTTAGTAGGATCACATTGTACAGTGGTCCTGAAAAATGCCTTTTCATGTAACAACATGTCTTGGGAATTTTTATGCTAATACATAATGATATGCATAATTATTTAGTTGTTACATATAATTTCATTATATACACTGATTGTAattttgaatatatgatattgatAACACATATGTAAGTATTAGGTCCTTTTTTTCACAACTATTTGATGTATTCCATAAATAAAATAGCAGCTATTAAAAACTGCAATGCACATTCTTTTATTTGTAGAAAATTAATGAGtttaaaaaatggataaaatctattgaattgatatttctgaaagattttttttttaatttacagtcTCAGCAGCATTTGTTTCCTCACTGTGGGTACTTatttcctcacatccttgccaacactgcaATTTTTACTTTCCTTCTACAAATCTATATGAAAAATCACACTACAATATTATAGTTCATGTTTCCTGATTGATAACCATTTATAATTTCAGCAAATTataattttggcatattttctgcTCGAAGCTTTGCTCAGTTTTCTAATTGATTTTGAAATTCTTTATATAATATGGATTGTAATATTGAGACAAGACTTTTCTTTCATGTATTCCTTATTGTTTTAGGTTGTTTTTGTTACAtagaagttttaatttttatgtactCAAATTCTCAACTTTTTATGGGTGTCAGGTTTTATGTCTTGCTTATAGAAATGTTTCCTATtccaaaattataaaaatgtttacatttatttatttaccactAAGCTCTAAAATCAATATATTCACAAGAAATATTTAAGCTGTCCTCTAGATACTAAAATGTTTTGGATGTTCTTACATTTAGCTTGCTCCTTGGTAGAACTGCATTTCTTACACTTTTTGGCCAAGTTATCTaaccagtttttttttgttttgttttttaggacAAGGAGGCCGGCATTCCCAGCTGGTCACTTGGGTCTTTGCAATTGTTTGCATCTCTCTTCTCAGTGCCTGTTTTATTGCAAATTGTTTTGGTAAGTTATTAGCTAAGGTGGAACTCTTATTGAATTATTTATTGAAAACAACTTTCATAAGGTTAATCCTAGCCTTTTACTGTCTTGATTTTCCCCAACGTATAAACGTATAATACATTCAGTGCCTTTGATTTACAATTTAGACTTACCTAGTTGCCTTTTATTGTTTGATGGTGCTATCTTGTGCCACAGAATGAAAGATTATTTTAGGTACTTGTAAAAACTGGTAAAAATAGTAAAGTTTTGAAGTGGAATTACAAGGGGCTGCATCTTATGAGTAGGGAGTAGgcagaaaaaaaacaactttctaaTGTATTCACTTTGAAAGGGAGAGCAAGGTTGGATGTTCCCCTCCATTCCCTTCTCtgcctccttctttctttccctccctcctcccctccctcctcccttccctccctttccttcttttttccctccctccctatctctctttctttccctccctccctccttctctcctttctttatttaaaaaaacacattattGAGAAATGATTGACATATAAAAAACTGTAAATACTTAACAGACACATATGAAGTTTGAGGATGAGTATATATTTATGGGACCATAAGTATCATCACAACCATAGGAAAACTTGTTTTTTTATGATATCAAGacccaaaataaaattattaaaataaaagtaatattacACAGTTACAAAAACAAACAGACTAGAGGAAATAATAGAGATCTTAATTACATATCCTGCATACATAAACTTTTTATATAAAAACAGAAGGGAATATTGCATAGTTATGAGAAGAGGATAATTTTGctaaattaatatttaaaccCATTAATTTATCTATATTTAATAAATGAAACTAGGCTCATGCATCACACTAAGTACAAACATCCATCCTAATTGGATTATTGACCAAAATGTGAAGAGTGAATTAATTAAATCTTAAAAAGATAAATGGAGAATATCTTTATGATCTTGATAGGGCAATGATTTCTTAAATCACAAaatgcacatataaaataaatacagcTTTGACAAATTATAATACATTGAAATAAGagtttccatataacaagataacaAAGTGGAAACAGAAAAacctaaaagaaaacatttgtagTCTATACAACTAATGTATGTGATATCTACACTACAAAATCTTTTCAATTCAATAGAAAAGAATATCtacaacataatagcaaaattttaAATAGTACATTATAAGAAAAATGATAGACAAATAAACACAGGAAAGTCAACTTCATTAGTCAGGAGAAACGCAACTGCAACTCACAATGAGATACCTTGCAAACATTCCAGGACGGTAATGATTAAAAAATCTGGCACTTCCCAATATTGTTGATGCTATGGAAAATTGGACCCGAACTGCTAAAGACTTGGTGCTTGTGTGAGTGTGAAGCAGACAACCTCTTTGGAAAAGTGTACCATGATTATAGTTTATAACACGTTTATGCTATCGTCATCCATTGCACTTCTAGGGATTTACCTTACAGAAATACATGCTCATGTGCTTTAGAATGGTGGTGAATATTGCTCAGAGAAGcatattcacaacagccaaacactgtatataatacaaatgtctacTAGAAGTAGAATAGATAAATATGTTTTATACATTACTATAGCAAAGAAATGGTTGAGTTATTGCGCATGCATTAGCATGGATAAATTCCAGAAACAATACTGAGCAGAAGATTAAAACCAAAGGAATACATTCCATGATTCCATATGGTCTTGGATTACATTATTAAAGTGGTAAAATTGTGAAGCAAAGCACTTTAAAAGTCATGAAATGGTTACCTTACAGGATAAATGGAATGCATTTGGGTTCTGAAGGCCACTGGCAATATTCTATTTCTTGGGTAGGACAAAATACCTCGAGTTTAACATATTATTATTACATGTTACAATAGTTTTCTAAACTGTACATTTATGTTTTCCACTTTCTTTAAAGCATTTGGCCATATTTCAGAGAAAAATTACTAATAAACATTAAtatcaaatataattttcaacaattgctttttaaaaaatatttaattaatttttatttttaaaatacatgacagtggaatgcattacaattcttattacatatactgagcacaatttttcatatctctgtatataatgtatgttgacaccaattcatgtcttcatacatgtactttggataatgatgtctatcacattccaccatcattgctaacccctgccccctcccttctactcccacccctctgccctatctagagtttgtctgttcctcccatgctcccctccctaccccattataggtcagtcaccttatatcagaaaacatttggcatttgggtttttttttggggggggggattggctaacttcacttagcattgttttcttcattgccaaccatttacctgcaaatgccatgattttattcttttttattgctgagtaatattccattgtgtatatatgctacatttttttaatccattcatctacagaggggcatctaggttggtttcacagtttagctattgtgaattgtgctgctataaacattgatatggctgtgtccctatagtatgctggttttttttaaaaatatttatttatttatttttagttttcagcggacacaagatctttgtttgtatgtgatgctgaggattgaacccaggctgcacgcatgccaggcgggcgcgctaccgcttgagccacatccccagccctagtatgctgtttttaagtcctttgggtatagaccaaggaggaacagctgggtcaaatggaggttccattcctagttgctCTCAACCAATTCACTTGTTGCTGGCACAAGGAAACTGCATAGGAAGAAAACACAATGTGTGGGCTTTAACTATTAGAGTAAGAGAAAATTTAGACTGctttaatttttctattaaagTTGGTTATGTAAAGAAAGGAAACTAAACTTTTCTTTCTTGACAGTGACACATAACAATTTTTTACGTAAGAGAGGAATGCAAAGGTTCAAGTTACCAGAGTATCATATGAAGCTAACGTGCATCAGAGAAGAATCAGGACTAAAAGGTATAGATAGCAGAGAGCATAAATGAATGtcttcttattttcatttctattcaaaTTCATAATTTGATTTAAAGAATATAAGCAGTAAGCCAAGGAGGAGTAAAATAACATAAAGAAGAATCTAGCATAGAGGTGAATATATAAGTAAACTGGGAAAAATATTTCTCATGACTACACTCAGTGGaataactggaaaaaatataataaCACATTCATGGGCTATTTTCGACATCCAAGATATAACATGAATTTAATTCCAATTTATTATATGGACAGATTCTTCTTAGACTATATAGCTCAGCTGAGgtatctttttatcttttatttgcaTTCTCATTTAAGAGAATGGAGAAATGTTTGAGTTTTAACAGATTTCCTTTTGACTCCTTCTGATAAGATGTCTTGCAAAAGACTTTAAGGAAACACTTTATATTTGAAAGTAAATAGATATAGGGACATTGTTTTTGAAGAGAATACTAAGCAATTTTCTCATCGACATTATGTGGTTTCAGGTACTATTATTTAGAAGATATTTAGAATTTAGTTTTTTGAGATTTTGCTAGGGGGGTGGGAAATGGGAGATAATGATTGTGGTAATCCTGGTATTACTTACACAAATGTTAAATGGATATTAAGTCATAGAATAGTTATGCAATTTgtcacagatgaaaaaaaaaatttatctaaTTTCCATTTCAATTTTCACCTTAGGAGATACCTGGAATTGCTGTCCTATTGGCTGGAAAGGCTTCCAGTCCAACTGCTATCTTCCTTTTAATGACAACAAAACATGGGCTGAGAGTGAAAGGAACTGTTCAGAGATGGGAGCCCATCTGGCGACAATCAGCACAGAAGCTGAGCAGGTTTGTCAGGAACTCTACCACAGTTTCTCTactgcttttaatttcttttcaggGAAAGAATTTTTGTGCTCTTCTAGGCCTCTGGATCTTTTCTTCATCTATTCCATATGCTTGGTGGgccttttcttcttctcttattttttttcttctctccttccctccctccttccttcttcttctccttctccttctttcttcttctttgggggtactggggattgaactgaactcaggagcactcaaccactgagccacatccccagccatatactgtattttatttagagacaggggtctcactgagttgcttagcatcttacttttgttaaggctggctttggatttgtgatcctcctgcctcagtctcctgagctgctttgattacaggcatgggccactacgCCCAGGTAAACTGTGGTTTTAATATAAAGTCCACCATATGTTACAGTATACTTTACCATTTCTCTGATAATAGAAATGTTACATACATGTGGAATTATATAGTAACATATACATCTATCTATGAAACATTTTTTACATGTTAGAAAATTagctatttttctttatattgtcaacttCTCATCTTTCTGGGTTTTATTCAAGCATTATCTCTTCTAGAAAATGACCCTGATGACCTTCCCTACTCCACAATCCCGATTCTAAGTTGTAGGTACAGTTGTAACTCATTTGCAAGTGAGGTCGTAGCATTTACTCTAGTGTACTAAAATGTCTGTTTGCTACACCATCTCTTCCATTGACTCCCACTTGGGAGAGGGCTGGAGCCTTAATATACTCATCTTTGCATTTCTAGTGTTCTGTGCAGAGCCAGGTAGGCACACTGGATAAGACTTATTAAATGTTTGGTGAGTATGTGGGTAAACGAGTGATTAATCAGGATTGATTATAGCTTCTCAAGATAAATTACAGACAAAAAAATTGAGATGTATAGTTCTAATtccaaataaagaaatatttgggTAAGTTcagtttttcaaagatgaaactTATTTCCTCATATATTTATGACTcagattctatttttttcttaatcaaTAGTTTCCTTGAGTATTCTATCTCTAAGCCTTTTCCATCTATAGGATTGCTGCTGTTCAAATAAATGCAAtttaaagaaacaatttaaaaaggcAATTTTAGAAACAAAAGCCTCTACAAATAAAATGCTATTAAGCAGGTATTAAGAGGGCTTCAAGTATAGCTCATTTAATCTACACAGTAACTCTATGAAGTAGTAAGTTGTTCTTTTTGGAGATAAGAAAACTGGGGATTCAGTAAGACAAAAGTATTTACTAAAATCATTAGAAGCAGGATTTGAAAACAGACCTGATATCAAATCTTTGTACTAAACCAGTAATCTATTTGACTTCTCTTTCTCAACAAAACAGCTATGGCTTAAGTTCAAATATATCTATAAAAATCTATATTTTGTGTGGAGAACTTTATGACTAAATTTTTGGATAGACGATTTTCATATTTCCTGGGACTTACAGACGAGGATATGGAAGGTCAACGGCATTGGGTGGACCAGACACCATTTAATCC contains:
- the LOC143387746 gene encoding C-type lectin domain family 4 member D-like yields the protein MRLGETQSKRQGGRHSQLVTWVFAIVCISLLSACFIANCFVTHNNFLRKRGMQRFKLPEYHMKLTCIREESGLKGDTWNCCPIGWKGFQSNCYLPFNDNKTWAESERNCSEMGAHLATISTEAEQNFMTKFLDRRFSYFLGLTDEDMEGQRHWVDQTPFNPHMAFWHEDEPNNFQEEDCVVIVNVQDKWAWNDFPCNFETSRICKIPGTGFN